A segment of the Aureliella helgolandensis genome:
GTGCCACTCGTCGGCTTGAGCAGGTGAAGGAGGTGATCGCTAGGCATCGTGGCGAGTCTGGGGTCGTCTATTGCATAAGCCGAAAAGAGGTCGAGCGGACTGCGGCTGAATTGAAGCAGATGGGGATTCTTGCACTACCCTACCACGCAGGACTTTCCGATGCACAGCGACAGAATCATCAAGATGCGTTTATCAAGGAACAGGCCGATGTCATTGTGGCCACCGTCGCTTTCGGCATGGGAATCGATAAATCCAATGTCCGCTACGTCGTGCATGCGGGTATGCCGAAGTCCATCGAGCACTACCAGCAAGAGAGTGGTCGCGCGGGACGCGATAGTTTGGAATCCGAATGTGTGTTGATCCATTCGACTGCAGATCTCGCTACGTGGAAGAGGATCATGGAATCGGATTCTCAGACCACGGACGCAGGGGCGGTTACATCCTTAGAAGCGATGCATGCCTTGTGTGTAAACCCCGTCTGTCGGCATCGAGCCATCGTCGAATACTTTGGCGAGCAATACCAAGCGGAAAATTGCGGAGCGTGTGACGTGTGCTTGGGGGAAGTCGAATTGCTTGCCGATGCGATAACCGTAGGGCAGAAAATCCTATCATGCGTGCTACGCCAGCAGGAGAGATTTGGTGCCAGCCATACGGCCAAGGTGCTGGCCGGTTCGACCGAGGCGCGGATCGAACAGATGGGGCATCATCGACTGAGTACTTTTGGGATTCTGGCGGATGAAGGGTACGACGCGATCCGCGTATGGATTGACCAACTCGTGCAGCAGGGATTCTTGGATCGCAATGGCGAATATCAGACATTGTCCGTCCCAGAAGCCGGCCGGCGCTTGTTGCGACGTGACGGTGAGCCACAGCTGTCGGTCGTTGCCCCCACGCGAAAGCGGCGCCAAGCTAGCAAGTTGTCAGATGCCTCCTGGGAGGGAGTGGATCGTGAATTGTTCGAAGTGCTTCGTCAGCTTCGCAGCCAATTGGCTGGCGCCTCCAACGTGCCCGCCTACATTATTTTCGGGGATGCCACCCTGCGGGAGATTGCTAGGCAACGTCCAACGGACCTAGCCCAGTTTGCGTTGCTCAAGGGAGTCGGTGAACGGAAATTGCAAGATTTTGGGGAGCCGTTCGTTGGAGCCATTCAAGCATACATTCGGCAGCAGACGTAGCTTGGGGGACTCTAGGCATAAGAGAACTCCAGGGACGCTCCGCCGGCCGCTGGGGAGAAGCGTTCTTAGAGCCAACCGACGGCCACCGCGCTGTAACGCACCACTAGGCCAGCTACCACGACGCTCACCATGCTCATCAATTTGATGAGGATGTTGAGACTGGGACCGCTGGTGTCTTTGAATGGATCCCCCACGGTATCGCCTACCACGGCCGCGTCGTGTGCCGGCGATCCCTTGCCACCCAGCTTTCCCGATTCAATATACTTCTTCGCATTGTCCCAGGAACCTCCCGCGTTGGACATGAATACCGCTAGGCAGAAGCCGGTGGAAAGTGAGCCAGCGAGGAGCCCCATTACTCCTCCCACCCCCAACAGCATGCCAGTCAAGAGTGGTGTCAACAGCCCCACCGCCGCTGGCAAAATCATTTCCAATTGAGCGGCTTTGGTACTGATCTGGACGGGCCGCGCGTAGTCGGGCGTGACCTCGCCGGTTAGAATTCCGGGGGTTTCTCTGAGCTGACGCCGTACCTCTTCCACCATCCCAAAGGCAGCGCGACCGACCGCCTTCATCGTCAGGGCGCAAAACACAAATGTGGCCATGGCTCCCAGGAACAGCCCCAGCAAGACTCTCGGATTTAACACTGACGCTTCGTAGTAGTTGGTAAAATCGATGAGCGTCGCCAGGTCGACGTTCACCAGTTGGCCGCCACTGGCCGAAAATGTGGCCGCAGCACCATGCTCGCCCTCGCTCAGCTCGACCAATTCCTGGGGGATTTTCCCAGGTCCTTGCGAGAAACCAACGGCTTGCCAAGATTCGCGGATACGGCTGTCGTTGACCAGGTAGGGCAGGGCCAAGAAGGCGTGCGTTTCAGCTCCCTCTCGGGCAATGACAAAGCCACGTGAGACTTTATAAAATCCATCCTCAGCAATTTGCGTCACGAGCGAATCGCCCCAGCGTTCGAAGCTCATTCGAACCTCTTCGACGTAGGCGGCCAGCAGGGCCAGGGCGGTCAGCGCGGCAGATCCAATGGCAAAGCCTTTTCCCGTGGCCGCCGTCGTGTTTCCAAGGGAATCGAGGGCATCGGTGCGTGCTCGGACCGCCGGCTCCAAACCAGCCATCTCGGCATTTCCGCCGGCATTGTCTGCAATCGGCCCATAGGCATCGGTGGCCAATGTGATGCCTAAAGTGCTGAGCATGCCCACCGCGGCGATACCGACGCCGTAGAGGCCTAAGGCAAAATAGTGGGGGTCGTTCATGTTCCACCCGCAAGCAAAACCGAAGGCCGCCATGGTAGCCGTTCCGATAATCATCACGGGAGCCCATACACTTCCCATGCCATCGGCGATCCCACAGATGATGATCGTGGCTGGTCCCGTTTGTGCCTGTTCGGCCAGTTTCTGAGTGGGGGCAAAGTGGTCGCTGGTGGCGTATTCCGTGAATTTTCCTACCAGCCAGCCCGCCGCTAGACCAATAATCACACTCAAGGCAACTCCTGGAATCACTCCCAAGATCATGGTACCTGGGACTTGGGGCATGAGCCAACCCGATAGTGCCAAGGTCGCAACGCATACCAATATGGTGGAGCTATTGATGCCTCGCGCTAGTGCCGCCAAGAGGGACTTTTGATTGGCATCTTCGCTCGTGTGGACCAGATAGATTCCGACGATGGACAGCAGAATTCCGGTGGCTGAAATGGCTAGCGGGAGCAAGATCGCATTCAACTGATTTGCCTGCCGCGCCTCTTCGCTCAAGCCTGGTATTAGAGTGGGGCTGGCAAAAGCGGCGACACCCAGTGC
Coding sequences within it:
- the recQ gene encoding DNA helicase RecQ, whose translation is MLASPDSLRPLSTMQPTLDDARKALQTYWGYSGFRPLQEEAIQRVLSGKDSLTVLPTGGGKSLCFQTPAVCLPGLAVVLSPLISLMKDQVDGLNACGIQAAFVNSTQSAEEKRLIAEQIRAGQIKLLYVAPERLLTARMLDFLEELSVSFFAIDEAHCISAWGHDFRPEYRGLKVLKERFPQAAVHAYTATASQSVREDIVRQLALKQPQILVGSFDRPNLTYRMIRATRRLEQVKEVIARHRGESGVVYCISRKEVERTAAELKQMGILALPYHAGLSDAQRQNHQDAFIKEQADVIVATVAFGMGIDKSNVRYVVHAGMPKSIEHYQQESGRAGRDSLESECVLIHSTADLATWKRIMESDSQTTDAGAVTSLEAMHALCVNPVCRHRAIVEYFGEQYQAENCGACDVCLGEVELLADAITVGQKILSCVLRQQERFGASHTAKVLAGSTEARIEQMGHHRLSTFGILADEGYDAIRVWIDQLVQQGFLDRNGEYQTLSVPEAGRRLLRRDGEPQLSVVAPTRKRRQASKLSDASWEGVDRELFEVLRQLRSQLAGASNVPAYIIFGDATLREIARQRPTDLAQFALLKGVGERKLQDFGEPFVGAIQAYIRQQT
- a CDS encoding sodium-translocating pyrophosphatase; this encodes MDVLVWIFALGASTLALMQAFAFYRWMMTCDEGTAEMRSIAAAVRDGANAYLRQQYFVVTVVFLVIAGLLSIAAFGYGLQSKFVPIAFLTGGFFSGLSGWLGMKTATQASSRTAAAARSSLNQGLKIAFRSGAVMGLTVVGLGLSYITIWFGVLYWGWPLVVGDEHKLSLEAITVSMLCFGMGASAQALFARVGGGIFTKAADVGADLVGKVEQHMAEDSPRNPATIADNVGDNVGDVAGMGADLYESYCGSILATAALGVAAFASPTLIPGLSEEARQANQLNAILLPLAISATGILLSIVGIYLVHTSEDANQKSLLAALARGINSSTILVCVATLALSGWLMPQVPGTMILGVIPGVALSVIIGLAAGWLVGKFTEYATSDHFAPTQKLAEQAQTGPATIIICGIADGMGSVWAPVMIIGTATMAAFGFACGWNMNDPHYFALGLYGVGIAAVGMLSTLGITLATDAYGPIADNAGGNAEMAGLEPAVRARTDALDSLGNTTAATGKGFAIGSAALTALALLAAYVEEVRMSFERWGDSLVTQIAEDGFYKVSRGFVIAREGAETHAFLALPYLVNDSRIRESWQAVGFSQGPGKIPQELVELSEGEHGAAATFSASGGQLVNVDLATLIDFTNYYEASVLNPRVLLGLFLGAMATFVFCALTMKAVGRAAFGMVEEVRRQLRETPGILTGEVTPDYARPVQISTKAAQLEMILPAAVGLLTPLLTGMLLGVGGVMGLLAGSLSTGFCLAVFMSNAGGSWDNAKKYIESGKLGGKGSPAHDAAVVGDTVGDPFKDTSGPSLNILIKLMSMVSVVVAGLVVRYSAVAVGWL